Sequence from the Catenuloplanes indicus genome:
TGCAGGCCGATCATGGCGAGGTCGCCGCGGTCGGCCAGCCGGAACGCCAGCTTGTCCTCGGTGAGCGTGGCGATCCGGCCGCTGAGCACGGACCGGTCGCCGGTGATCACCACGTGCACGCCGACGCTGGCGCCCTCGCGCAGGAACGTGAAGATCTGATCGGTCAGCGTGCCCGCGTCCAGTTCGCCGAGCGAGCTGAGGAAGCCCTCCCAGCGGTCCAGCAGCAGCACGATGTGCGAGAGCGGCTCAGCCGAGGCGCGGCGCTGCTCCGTCACGTCCGCGAAGCCGCCCACGGCCAGTACGGCCTGGCGGCGGCGGATCTCCTCGCCGAGGCGGCCGATCAGCCGGACCGCGCGTTCCACCTCGGTGCGTTGCACCACCGCGCCGGTGTGCGGCAGGTGCGCCATCGGCAGCAGCGCGCCGTTGCCGCAGTCCAGGCCGTAGAGGTGCACGTCGGCGGCGGAGTGCGTGCGGGCCAGCGCGCCGGCAAGCGTGCGCAGCAGCTGTGACCGGCCGGTGCGCGGCGCGCCGGCCACGATCAGGTGGCCGAACGTGTCCAGGCGCAGCGCCGCGGTCCGCTGTTGCTGCTGCTTGGGCAGGTCCTCGACGCCGTACGGGACCGTGCCCGGCTCCGCGGTCAGCGCTTCCAGCAGCACCGACTCCGGCAGCGGCGCCAGCCACGGGCTGTGCTGCTCCGGTACACCGGCCAGCCGCGCCGCGCCGCGCAGCGCCTCGACCAGCACCTGCAGGTCGGTGACCTCGTCCTGCACCGCGGTGTTCCGGGCGGCCGGTGCGGTCTCGATCGGCCGGGCCAGGTCGGCCCAGTCCAGCACGCGCATCTCCGGCGGCGGGACCGTGTTCGCGGCGGTGCCGTCCGTGCCGGGGCGGCGCCCGCCGACCCGTCCGGCCTGGAACGGCACCAGCGAGGCGTGGCCGAGCCGGACGTACGCCCGGCCGGGTGTGCTCTTCGCGATCCGGGCCGCGTCCGGCGCGTTCAGCACGTCCTGGCTCTCGGCCGCGTCGGTGACCCGCAGCGCGATCCGCAGGTTCGTGTTCGCCCGGATCTCCGGTGACACCACGCCGCTCGGCCGCTGCGTGGCCAGCAGCAGGTGGATGCCGAGCGACCGGCCCCGCTGGGCCACGTTGACCAGGCCGGTGACGAAGTCGGGCAACTCGCGGGCCATCGACGCGAACTCGTCGATCACGATCAACAGCCGCGGGAGTACGCCGCCGGCGCGCGTGTAGTCCTCGATGTCCTTGGCGCCGGCCGCGGCCAGGATGTGCTCGCGGCGGCGCAGCTCCGCGGAGAGCGACTCCAGCGCACGGCGGACCAGGTGCTCGTCCAGGTCGGTGACCATGCCGACGGTGTGCGGCAGCCGCACGCAGTCCCCGAACGCGCTGCCGCCCTTGTAGTCGACCAGCACGAACGTCATCGCGTCCGGCCGGTTCGCCATGGCCAGCGACGCCACGATGGTCTGCAGCAGCTCGGACTTGCCGGAGCCGGTGGTGCCGGCGATCAGGCCGTGCGGGCCGTCCCGGCGCAGGTCGATCTCGAACGCGCCGTCGAACGACTCGCCGACCACGGCCGCGGTGCTCGCGCCGCGCAGCGCCCAGCGGGCCACGATGTCGTCCGGCCGCGGCGGGTCCAGCGAGAGTACGTCCAGCAGCCGGCTCGCGCCGGGCAGCGCCGCGTCCTCCTCGTCGTCGCTGACGTCCCGGATCGGGGCCAGTGGCCGGGCGACCGCGGCGCACCAGGCCGGGGAGACGAAGTCCGGCCGCACGCCGAACAGCTCCTCCGCGCCGGTCCGCAAGATCCGCAGCGTGCCGCCCTCGACCACGGCCACGGCCTGGCACTCGGCCGGGAGCAGCCGCTCGTCCGCGTCCAGGCAGATCGCGTACACGCCGACCGCCGGGCCCTCGCGGAGCAGCTGGATCACGCCGGGCAGCGAGCGCAGCCGCCGCGAACCGTCCAGCACGACCAGCATGTCCGGCTCGCGGAAGCCGGCCTCGCCGGTCTCCTTGCGCACCACCAGCCGCGCCTCGATCAACTCCAGCAGGCTCGCCACCCGGCGGCCGACCGACTCCGCGTCCAGGCCGATCAGCACGGCCGGTGCGGACGGGCCGCCCGGCCGGGTGTGCGGCAGCCAGCGGATCCAGTCCCAGCTGTCCCGGCCGGCCGCGTCGGTGAGCACGGTGATCTGCACGTCGGCCGGGCTGTGCAGGACCGAGGTCTGCACCACGGCCCAGCGGCCGAGCGCGCGGGCGGTGTCACCCGGGCCGGCGAAGCCGATCACGCCGTGCTCGCGCAACGGCATGGTGACCGGTACGTCCGGGATGGACCAGTGCACCGTACGCCGGTGGTCGTCCTGTTCCGGGTCGTCGAGCGCCACCTCCGCGGGCTGGTCCCCGGTGCCGGCGCGGATCAGCAGGTGGTCGGTGTCCCGGCGGCGCCGCTCCCAGAGCCGCCGCCGCGGCCCGGTGGCGATCACCGCGATCAGGCCCGGGTCGGGCGCGGCCGTACGCCGGTCCGTCTTCTCGATCTCCAGCGCCGCGCGGGCGTCACGTTCGATCCGGTCCCTGGTCTCGACGTACTCGCGGCGCAGGTCGCCGAACGTCCGCTTGCCCTGCCGGCGGGTCCAGAGGTGGTTCGCGACCAGCGAGACCGGGCTGAGGAACGCCAGCAGCAGCATGGTCCGGTTGCCGGTGAGCAGCATCAGCGCGAGCGCGCCGATCAGCGGGACCAGCGCGATCAGCCACGGCAGCGGGTTGCGCGGCGGCTCCTTCGGCGGCGCGGGCAGCCGGAACCTGGTCTGCCGGCGCGGCGCGCGGATCCGCGGCGGGCGGTTGTAGTCCAGTCCGGCCTTGTCCGCGGACGGGGCCAGCGCGGCGTCCGGCCGGGTGTATTCGGCCAGCTCCAGCACGCTGTCGCCGACGTGCAGCAGCCGGCCCGGCTCCCACGCGACCGGCTCGGTCACCTCGTCGCCGTCCAGCCGGACCGGGGTGCCGCCGGCCGGCGCGACCCGACAGCGGGCCTGGACGTCCACGCTGACCGTGACCGCGGCGGGCGGCAGCGAGGGATCCGCGACCGGCACCCAGCAGCCCGGGTCGCGGCCGATGTCGCCGCTGCCGGCGCCGAGCCGGACGAACATGCCGGCCGCCGGTCCACCGGCGACCCGTACCTCAAGCAGGCCGGTCTGCTCCGGTGGCGGGCCGGCGGGCGCGCCGAGGCCGAGCACGGTGCCGTCCCGGAGACCGGACTCCGCGACCGTGGCGGCCGGGTGCAGCGGGCGGCCGTCGGCGAAGAGCGGAAGGTCGCCGCGCATGCGTGCGTCGCGCATCAGACGTTGCGCAGCGTAACCAACGGAGGCGACGGTTGCCTGTCCGTCGACGGTCAGAGACACGTGTGCTGCGTCGTTGTTCACAGCATCGACGACGGTGAGTATAAGCTGCACTGTGCCTCCGAGCGGGGATTTTTCGCACGGGTTTCGGCCCCGCGACGGTGCCATTCAATGTTGAGCGGGACGCGTGGATGGTGGGCACACGTTATCGCACCGCGTAAGGTGTCCGTGTTTTCAGTGATCTTCGCGCGAGGAAGTGGACCGATGTCCCGTCACCCTGTCCGGCGAGTCAGCACCGTGCTGCTGCCGCTGCTGCTCGCCGTCACGGTGGCCGGTCCGGCGCTCGCGGCTCCCGCGCCGGCGGTCCCGGTCGTCGCGGCCACCGCGTCTCCGTCCGTCGAGGACCGTGACCTGCTGAAGTGGTACCAGGTGCAGCCGAGCTTCAACGGTGAGCCGGAGTTCCTGCACGCGATCGCGGAGCGGCTGCTCGGCGACGGCAACCGGTACACCGAGATCTTCGAGCTGAACAAGGGCCGGGTGCAGGCGGACGGCACGGCGCTGGAGAAGCCGGAGGTGCTCGCGCCGGGCTGGGTGCTGTTCCTGCCGGCCGACGCGAACGGCGACGGCGTCGAGACCGGCCAGCTCTGGTACCGGGTGCAGGACAGCTTCAACGGCGAACCGGAGTTCCTGCACGCGATCGCGGAGCGGCTGCTCGGCGACGGCAACCGGTACACCGAGATCTTCGAGCTGAACAGGGGCCGTACCCAGCCGGACGGCACCGCGATGGAGGCGCCGGAGCGGGTCGCGCCCGGGTGGATCCTGGCGCTGCCCGCGGACGCGAAGGGCGAGGGGATCGGTGCGGGCCCGATGCCGGTGGGCGCGGCGGTGCCGTCCGCACCGGCCGGCACGGCCGCGGTGCAGGTCCCGGCCGCGGCGCCGACCGGTGGCTTCCCGGTGCTGCTCGTCGTGCTGATCGTGCTCACGGTCCTGCTCGTGGTGGGCGCGATCGTGGGCTTCCTGTTGTTCCGCAAGCGTGGTGCCGCGCCTGGCCCGGCCTCGGG
This genomic interval carries:
- a CDS encoding FtsK/SpoIIIE domain-containing protein; amino-acid sequence: MRDARMRGDLPLFADGRPLHPAATVAESGLRDGTVLGLGAPAGPPPEQTGLLEVRVAGGPAAGMFVRLGAGSGDIGRDPGCWVPVADPSLPPAAVTVSVDVQARCRVAPAGGTPVRLDGDEVTEPVAWEPGRLLHVGDSVLELAEYTRPDAALAPSADKAGLDYNRPPRIRAPRRQTRFRLPAPPKEPPRNPLPWLIALVPLIGALALMLLTGNRTMLLLAFLSPVSLVANHLWTRRQGKRTFGDLRREYVETRDRIERDARAALEIEKTDRRTAAPDPGLIAVIATGPRRRLWERRRRDTDHLLIRAGTGDQPAEVALDDPEQDDHRRTVHWSIPDVPVTMPLREHGVIGFAGPGDTARALGRWAVVQTSVLHSPADVQITVLTDAAGRDSWDWIRWLPHTRPGGPSAPAVLIGLDAESVGRRVASLLELIEARLVVRKETGEAGFREPDMLVVLDGSRRLRSLPGVIQLLREGPAVGVYAICLDADERLLPAECQAVAVVEGGTLRILRTGAEELFGVRPDFVSPAWCAAVARPLAPIRDVSDDEEDAALPGASRLLDVLSLDPPRPDDIVARWALRGASTAAVVGESFDGAFEIDLRRDGPHGLIAGTTGSGKSELLQTIVASLAMANRPDAMTFVLVDYKGGSAFGDCVRLPHTVGMVTDLDEHLVRRALESLSAELRRREHILAAAGAKDIEDYTRAGGVLPRLLIVIDEFASMARELPDFVTGLVNVAQRGRSLGIHLLLATQRPSGVVSPEIRANTNLRIALRVTDAAESQDVLNAPDAARIAKSTPGRAYVRLGHASLVPFQAGRVGGRRPGTDGTAANTVPPPEMRVLDWADLARPIETAPAARNTAVQDEVTDLQVLVEALRGAARLAGVPEQHSPWLAPLPESVLLEALTAEPGTVPYGVEDLPKQQQQRTAALRLDTFGHLIVAGAPRTGRSQLLRTLAGALARTHSAADVHLYGLDCGNGALLPMAHLPHTGAVVQRTEVERAVRLIGRLGEEIRRRQAVLAVGGFADVTEQRRASAEPLSHIVLLLDRWEGFLSSLGELDAGTLTDQIFTFLREGASVGVHVVITGDRSVLSGRIATLTEDKLAFRLADRGDLAMIGLHPRNLPENTAPGRAFRAETGIEVQVALLAPDPSGAAQAAALTEIGRRAAGRDADVPQSRRAFRLGEVPSQIPYDQAARLPRAGTGTGSGADPGAGWVLAGVGGEELTAFGPDLASGVPSFAVGGPAKSGRSTMLVAMARSALDAGQQVIVLAPRTSPVRDLAGHPGVIAVFTGGDVTSEELTTALAQVTGRALLVVDDAAALRDAAASAELRDVIRNGEARRLALIYAGDPEDLSVGFSGWLVDARRSRRGALLSPQSRTDGDLIGLRLQRTSVGQPIRPGRALLHLGDGEPITVQVPE